In a single window of the Pocillopora verrucosa isolate sample1 chromosome 4, ASM3666991v2, whole genome shotgun sequence genome:
- the LOC131786344 gene encoding grpE protein homolog 1, mitochondrial: protein MLRSSLIAVRSAVLQPEHSKLLNYVQLSRLLGTKLKYCTAQSSPNTKAAASKESVDSDQKSSQPEMKAAEPAQEVKETENDRLLKEKESLLKDLQDRYKRSLADNENILSRSRKQVDEARLFGIQAFSKDLLEVADILGKATETVPKEEIDKNTHLKNLYDGLLMTEAQLQKVFKKNGLEKVYPLDEKFDPHSHEALFQIPLPDKEKGTVAVVEKVGYKLHGRTLRPALVGVVKE, encoded by the exons ATGTTGAGATCTAGCTTAATAGCCGTAAGAAGTGCTGTTCTACAGCCTGAGCATTCCAAACTGCTAAATTACGTTCAGCTGTCGCGTTTATTGGGGACAAAGTTGAAATATTGCACAGCCCAGTCGAGTCCTAACACGAAAGCAGCTGCGTCGAAAGAAAGCGTTGATTCAGATCAGAAATCTTCGCAGCCCGAAATGAAAGCAGCAGAACCTGCCCAAGAAGTTAAAGAAACCGAAAACGAtcgtcttttaaaagaaaaagaaagtttgctAAAAGATCTTCAG GACAGGTACAAACGCTCCCTAGCAGATAATGAGAACATACTGTCCCGCAGCAGGAAGCAAGTAGATGAAGCCAGGCTGTTTGGTATTCAGGCCTTCTCCAAAGACCTGCTTGAAGTTGCTGACATATTAGGAAAAGCAACAGAAACAGTTCCCAAGGAGGAGATAGATAAGAATACTCACCTGAAGAACTTGTATGATGGGCTTCTAATGACTGAAGCCCAGTTACAGAAGGTTTTCAAAAAGAATGGTTTGGAGAAAGTGTATCCACTAGATGAAAAATTTGATCCACATAGTCATGAAGCATTGTTTCAGATTCCTTTACCAGATAAAGAGAAAGGCACTGTTGCTGTTGTGGAAAAAGTTGGATATAAACTGCATGGAAGGACACTTAGACCAGCTCTTGTGGGTGTTGTAAAAGAATAG
- the LOC131786349 gene encoding protein SET, with protein sequence MSNLSVTPNKIRKVDPVDGAQNSHSDQQETIEEINAVQNQIDALNEQASEEILKVEQKYNRLRKPHFEQRTDLTKKIPNFWMTVFINHPQMQLYIDEEDEEALQYMTSLEVEEFEDIKSGYRIKFGFAENPYFTNEVLFKEVIVNEHGHQLSRATPIKWKGGMDLTERYRRQRRTKLEIMKGEEPQTFFRWFTNQESGDELGDTIKDDIWPNPLQYFLGSTSGIQEEDEEDDDDVEDDESEDQDDVVVVEEEDEDDLGDEGEGEDEEEEEDDDDEDEEEEEVVVEEGEEELGEGEEGETPVVYELEEEDEEGDEEAEQGEEAILEGEEDDEEDEEEDEGVEQEDDDEADEGEDDDAEEDDESKTEE encoded by the exons ATGTCTAATCTAAGTGTAACTCCAAATAAGATCCGGAAGGTCGACCCCGTTGACGGAGCACAAAATTCGCATTCCGATCAGCAAGAAACTATTGAAGAAATCAATGCTGTGCAGAATCAAATCGACGCGCTAAATGAGCAAGCGTCCgaggagattttaaaagttGAGCAGAAGTACAACCGACTTCGAAAACCACACTTTGAGCAGAGAACAGACCTCACGAAAAAGATACCAAACTTCTGGATGACGGTT TTCATAAATCATCCACAGATGCAGTTGTATATAGATGAGGAAGACGAGGAAGCTTTGCAGTACATGACATCCTTAGAAGTTGAAGAGTTTGAAGATATTAAGTCTGGTTACAGAATAAAATTT GGGTTTGCAGAGAATCCATATTTTACGAATGAAGTGCTCTTTAAGGAAGTTATTGTCAATGAACATGGCCATCAGTTATCTAGGGCGACTCCTATAAAGTGGAAAGGAGGAATG GACCTTACTGAGCGATACAGAAGACAAAGAAGAACTAAACTAGAAATAATGAAAGGGGAAGAACCACAAACCTTTTTTAGATGGTTCACAAATCAAGAGTCTGGAGATGAGTTAGGAGACACAATTAAAGATGACATATGGCCAAACCCATTGCAGTATTTCTTG GGTTCCACAAGTGGAATTCAGGAAGAGGATGaggaagatgatgatgatgttgaggATGATGAGTCAGAAGATCAG GATGATGTAGTAGTAGTGgaggaagaagatgaagatgattTGGGTGATGAGGGGGAAggagaagacgaagaagaagaagaggatgatgatgatgaagatgaagaagaggaagaagtggTTGTTGAAGAGGGAGAAGAAGAATTGGGAGAAGGAGAGGAGGGGGAGACACCTGTTGTGTATGAGCTGGAGGAAGAGGATGAAGAGGGTGATGAGGAAGCAGAGCAGGG GGAGGAAGCCATTCTCGAAGGAGAGGAAGACGATGAGGAGGATGAGGAAGAAGATGAAGGAGTTGAACAAGAGGATGATGACGAGGCAGACGAAGGAGAAGACGATGACGCCGAAGAAGATGATGAGAGCAAGACAGAGGAATAA